A section of the Streptomyces sp. Je 1-369 genome encodes:
- a CDS encoding ANTAR domain-containing response regulator produces the protein MPDPDLLRPTSSLPGRRLSELAEQAVRCTPACCGASTTVSDGGDEQPIAVTHPDLAGLVSVQLRSGDGPIPAAEEWGTPVDAEDLLRDERWPAYRAMALDAGVRSCVTLPFQRGGLTVTLTLFSFRPGALDAPGRGPAQALGDLATTSFVRDRHYRAALTELDQLGTALRTRPVVDQASGIVMHVLGCDADTAFGVLRRISQTTNRKLADVAAALVETKGRGLERELVSLAR, from the coding sequence ATGCCCGACCCGGACCTGCTCCGGCCGACCTCATCCCTGCCCGGCCGCAGGCTGTCCGAACTCGCCGAGCAGGCCGTGCGCTGCACGCCCGCCTGCTGCGGCGCGAGCACGACGGTATCCGACGGCGGCGACGAACAGCCCATAGCCGTCACCCACCCCGACCTCGCCGGGCTCGTCTCGGTACAGCTGCGCTCCGGCGACGGCCCCATCCCCGCCGCCGAGGAGTGGGGCACGCCCGTCGACGCGGAGGACCTGCTGCGGGACGAGCGGTGGCCCGCGTACCGGGCGATGGCCCTGGACGCGGGCGTACGGTCCTGCGTCACGCTGCCCTTCCAGCGCGGCGGGCTCACCGTCACCCTGACCCTGTTCAGCTTCCGCCCCGGCGCGCTCGACGCCCCCGGACGCGGACCCGCCCAGGCGCTCGGTGACCTCGCCACGACGAGCTTCGTGCGCGACCGGCACTACCGGGCCGCGCTGACCGAGCTGGACCAGCTCGGCACGGCCCTGCGGACCCGCCCCGTCGTGGACCAGGCGTCCGGGATCGTCATGCACGTCCTGGGCTGCGACGCGGACACCGCCTTCGGAGTGCTGCGACGGATCTCCCAGACCACCAACCGCAAGCTGGCGGACGTCGCGGCCGCCCTGGTCGAGACGAAGGGCCGCGGCCTGGAACGCGAACTGGTGTCGCTGGCCCGCTGA